The Pontibacter pudoricolor genome contains a region encoding:
- a CDS encoding type I restriction endonuclease, protein MDFIDSIKALSEKVTRLQNSIHTEEATKNAFIMPFIAALGYDVFNPHEVVPEFIADLGIKKGEKVDYCIFKDDKAIIIIECKHWKEDLNVHNSQLHRYFHVTTSKFGILTNGIIYKFYTDLIEPNKMDDKPFWEFNITEITDVAVAELKKYHKSTFDIDKILNAATELKYNREIKKIMLEEMNNPTDAFVRHFAKQIHSGVLTAKVMEQFTGIVKKALNQYVSDLISDRLKSALQNEAKRDFADTVSLTPEKDAVLPEESAESKVVTTELEKEAFYIVRSILRTQFDINRIVYRDAQSYFSVLVDDNNRKPVCRLFLEGIKKSIVVFDENRKETRHELTSLDDIYLYTEQLIATATGYDSKKATT, encoded by the coding sequence ACAAGGCTGCAAAACAGTATCCATACTGAAGAAGCAACGAAGAATGCATTTATTATGCCTTTTATAGCGGCTTTAGGCTATGATGTTTTCAATCCACATGAGGTAGTTCCGGAATTCATTGCTGACTTGGGCATAAAGAAAGGAGAAAAGGTTGATTACTGTATTTTCAAAGATGATAAAGCCATCATTATTATTGAATGTAAGCACTGGAAAGAAGATCTGAATGTACATAACAGTCAGTTGCACCGATATTTCCATGTTACCACCTCTAAGTTTGGCATACTTACTAATGGTATAATTTATAAGTTCTATACTGACTTGATAGAACCGAATAAGATGGATGACAAGCCCTTCTGGGAGTTTAATATCACTGAGATTACTGATGTTGCCGTAGCAGAATTAAAAAAATATCATAAAAGCACATTTGATATTGACAAGATCTTGAATGCTGCCACCGAGCTAAAATATAATCGGGAAATCAAAAAGATTATGTTGGAAGAAATGAATAATCCAACAGATGCTTTTGTCAGACACTTTGCCAAGCAGATACATTCAGGTGTATTGACAGCCAAAGTAATGGAGCAGTTTACAGGTATAGTTAAAAAAGCTCTAAATCAGTATGTGAGCGACTTAATTTCTGACAGATTGAAATCAGCACTTCAGAATGAAGCTAAGCGAGACTTTGCGGATACAGTATCCCTAACGCCTGAAAAGGATGCTGTTCTACCTGAAGAATCTGCTGAAAGTAAGGTAGTGACTACAGAGCTTGAGAAAGAAGCATTTTATATTGTTCGCTCTATTCTGAGAACTCAGTTCGATATAAACAGAATCGTTTACCGGGATGCACAGAGTTACTTCAGTGTATTAGTAGATGATAATAACAGAAAACCTGTTTGCAGATTATTCCTGGAAGGTATTAAGAAAAGTATTGTCGTGTTCGATGAAAACAGAAAGGAAACCAGGCACGAATTAACTTCCTTAGATGATATCTATTTATATACAGAGCAGTTAATTGCAACGGCAACAGGGTATGATTCTAAAAAGGCAACAACGTAG
- the lpxB gene encoding lipid-A-disaccharide synthase gives MKYYIIAGERSGDLHGSNLIKELRKKDPGAEIRGWGGDMMQEAGMELVRHYQDMAFMGFAEVAKNLRKIFGYMKEAKADIANYKPDVVILVDYAGFNLRIAKFAKSKGLKVFYYISPKVWAWNQGRAHNIKKVVDRMFVIMPFEKEFYKRFDYEVDYIGNPVSDSVTDHVANPDFRLKNRLLNNKPIVAILPGSRAQEIENMLDVMLSVLPSFRDYQFVVAGVSTFGKEYYEQYNKDKNIKIVYDQTYDLLSHSVAALVTSGTATLETALFNVPQVVCYKTSKISYTIGKLVIKVPYISLVNLIAGKQVVTELIQDDFTGKQVTAELKSILFDRVFIKKQKEGYALVREKIGEYRTAERAAELMVGYLRG, from the coding sequence ATGAAATACTACATTATAGCTGGCGAGCGATCAGGTGATTTGCATGGTTCCAATCTTATTAAAGAACTCCGGAAGAAAGACCCGGGGGCTGAAATACGTGGCTGGGGCGGCGATATGATGCAGGAAGCCGGCATGGAGCTGGTGCGCCATTACCAGGACATGGCTTTTATGGGCTTTGCCGAAGTGGCGAAAAACCTGCGCAAGATTTTTGGCTACATGAAAGAAGCCAAAGCCGACATCGCCAACTATAAACCCGATGTGGTGATACTGGTAGATTATGCCGGTTTTAACCTGCGCATCGCCAAATTTGCCAAAAGTAAAGGGCTTAAGGTTTTCTATTACATCTCCCCGAAGGTCTGGGCCTGGAACCAGGGACGTGCCCACAATATTAAAAAAGTAGTGGACCGCATGTTCGTGATCATGCCGTTTGAGAAGGAGTTCTACAAGCGCTTTGATTACGAGGTAGACTACATCGGCAACCCGGTTTCGGATTCGGTAACCGACCACGTGGCCAATCCGGATTTCAGGCTTAAGAACAGGCTGCTCAACAACAAACCTATAGTTGCCATATTGCCCGGCAGCCGCGCCCAGGAAATTGAGAACATGCTGGATGTGATGCTGAGCGTGCTCCCGTCGTTTCGCGATTACCAGTTTGTAGTGGCCGGCGTGTCTACGTTTGGCAAGGAGTATTACGAGCAGTACAACAAAGACAAGAATATTAAAATAGTATACGACCAGACCTACGACCTACTCTCGCACTCGGTAGCAGCTTTGGTTACGTCGGGCACAGCCACTCTCGAAACAGCCCTGTTTAATGTGCCGCAGGTGGTATGCTACAAAACCAGTAAAATATCTTACACCATTGGGAAGCTGGTCATAAAAGTACCTTACATTTCGCTGGTAAACCTGATTGCCGGCAAACAGGTAGTCACCGAACTGATTCAGGACGATTTTACCGGAAAACAGGTAACAGCCGAGCTAAAAAGCATCCTCTTCGACAGGGTCTTCATCAAAAAACAAAAGGAAGGCTACGCCCTTGTGCGTGAGAAAATAGGAGAGTACCGCACCGCCGAACGCGCCGCTGAATTGATGGTGGGTTATTTGAGGGGGTAG
- a CDS encoding 6-pyruvoyl trahydropterin synthase family protein, which translates to MIYVSRLEHFNAAHKLHNPNWSMEKNKEVFGPCANTNWHGHNYELIVTVKGKPEPDTGFVIDLKKLSTLIRTHIIDKVDHKNLNLDVPFMEGKLASTENLIVEFWNILAPQIEQISNAKLHSLKLYETPRNYVEYFGE; encoded by the coding sequence ATGATTTACGTTAGCAGATTAGAGCATTTTAATGCAGCCCACAAGCTGCACAACCCGAATTGGTCGATGGAGAAGAACAAGGAGGTATTCGGGCCGTGTGCAAATACCAACTGGCATGGGCATAATTATGAGCTCATAGTTACCGTAAAAGGCAAGCCGGAACCCGATACCGGTTTCGTGATCGACCTTAAAAAGCTAAGCACTTTAATTCGTACGCACATCATAGACAAGGTTGACCACAAAAACCTGAACCTGGACGTGCCTTTTATGGAAGGCAAACTGGCCAGCACCGAGAACCTGATCGTTGAGTTCTGGAACATCCTGGCGCCACAGATAGAGCAGATATCCAACGCAAAACTGCACAGCCTTAAACTTTACGAAACCCCGCGCAACTACGTGGAGTACTTCGGAGAATAA
- a CDS encoding FecCD family ABC transporter permease, whose product MMRSLYFILALLLIAIVIVLGLQVGSFESDLSTIAEAFLNYNPDNTTHYAIVHLRLPRLLLALVVGASLAFCGYLMQAMVNNGLADPYLLGTASGASLGAVLVFFGFVEITVGSFYMPPVLAMAGAFIVTLVVVVLGYRKRQLIPAQLLLAGIAISSLCTAMVGLLTFLSDSEGKLKSVIFWSMGSFERASWTLLPYPAVALIVALFLFAFLQKQLNILMLGSERAQALGVQVSHTRWAILVTVSIVTGFAVATSGPIGFVGLIVPHVTRGLLGTTGRSNLLFCAFVGGLFMLLCDLLSRIIYPPTGLPIGIITSFFGVPFFVYLLSRKNYKFSS is encoded by the coding sequence ATGATGCGCAGCCTGTACTTTATACTTGCGCTGCTGCTCATTGCTATAGTTATAGTTTTGGGCCTGCAGGTGGGTTCTTTTGAGTCGGATCTTTCAACTATAGCCGAAGCCTTCCTGAACTATAACCCCGACAATACTACCCATTACGCTATAGTTCATCTGCGTTTGCCGCGCTTGCTGCTGGCTTTGGTGGTGGGTGCTTCGCTGGCTTTTTGCGGTTATCTGATGCAGGCCATGGTGAACAACGGGCTGGCAGATCCTTATTTGTTGGGAACGGCTTCGGGGGCTTCGTTAGGTGCGGTGCTGGTTTTCTTTGGGTTTGTGGAGATAACGGTTGGTAGTTTTTACATGCCGCCGGTGCTGGCCATGGCGGGTGCTTTTATAGTTACGCTGGTGGTGGTGGTACTCGGTTACCGCAAACGCCAGTTGATTCCTGCGCAGTTGCTGCTGGCTGGTATTGCTATCAGCTCGCTTTGTACGGCTATGGTGGGTTTGCTTACTTTTCTCTCTGATTCGGAAGGCAAACTGAAGTCGGTTATTTTCTGGAGTATGGGGAGTTTTGAGCGGGCCAGCTGGACCTTGCTGCCATACCCGGCTGTGGCGCTTATAGTTGCGCTGTTTCTTTTCGCCTTCCTGCAAAAACAGCTGAATATACTCATGCTGGGCTCCGAAAGGGCGCAGGCGCTGGGCGTGCAGGTGTCGCATACGCGCTGGGCTATACTTGTTACCGTTTCTATAGTTACGGGCTTTGCCGTGGCTACTTCCGGGCCTATCGGGTTTGTGGGGCTTATTGTTCCACATGTAACGCGCGGGCTGCTGGGCACTACTGGCAGGAGCAACCTGCTTTTCTGCGCTTTTGTGGGCGGTTTGTTCATGCTGCTCTGCGATTTACTCTCCAGAATAATATATCCGCCCACCGGACTGCCAATTGGAATCATCACATCGTTCTTTGGTGTTCCTTTCTTTGTATATTTGCTGTCCAGAAAAAATTACAAGTTTAGCAGTTAA
- a CDS encoding ABC transporter substrate-binding protein, whose protein sequence is MRKFTKISRAGPAPMKNKTIVYTLHLLCFIVAGLTIVGCQQKQEQAGQEQGITITDDLGRELHLAKQPERVFGFTSAMTEMLFAIVDTANIIARTPDCDYPAAVYTKPVVSNYPVDLEQVLALKPDLIFTSEGMTPLDDAARLEELGIPVYYQKYRTVEDVLKGIEDIGRIMGREQVANHLADSLRKEVKQLEANYKNHQNKLQVLTITWTDPIYVYGKNTLLTDKLRILGAENAVKETFDQPYPALTREYILKLNPDVLMGGTKEKLEQTFFSQYPELRKIKAYQTNRIYAPTGNLIERPGPRIVESIRELEGFLYP, encoded by the coding sequence TTGCGTAAATTTACGAAAATATCAAGAGCAGGTCCTGCCCCGATGAAGAACAAAACTATAGTTTATACTTTACACTTGCTGTGTTTTATAGTTGCAGGGCTAACTATAGTTGGTTGTCAGCAAAAACAGGAGCAGGCAGGGCAGGAGCAGGGCATAACAATAACCGATGACCTGGGCCGCGAACTACACCTGGCTAAACAACCAGAGCGTGTTTTCGGCTTCACATCGGCGATGACCGAAATGCTGTTTGCTATAGTTGATACCGCCAACATCATAGCCAGAACACCAGATTGCGATTACCCTGCCGCCGTTTACACCAAACCTGTCGTCAGCAATTACCCCGTAGATCTGGAACAGGTGCTCGCCCTGAAACCCGACCTGATCTTTACCAGCGAAGGGATGACACCATTGGATGATGCTGCCCGACTGGAAGAACTGGGCATTCCGGTATATTACCAGAAGTACAGAACCGTAGAAGATGTACTGAAGGGTATAGAAGACATTGGCCGTATCATGGGACGTGAGCAGGTAGCTAATCACTTGGCAGATTCCCTGAGAAAAGAAGTAAAGCAACTCGAAGCCAACTATAAAAACCATCAGAATAAGCTTCAGGTGCTGACGATAACCTGGACGGACCCGATCTATGTGTATGGGAAAAACACGCTGCTGACAGACAAGCTCCGCATTTTAGGAGCTGAGAACGCGGTAAAGGAAACATTCGACCAGCCTTACCCGGCGCTTACCCGCGAGTATATTTTAAAGCTGAACCCCGATGTGTTGATGGGCGGCACGAAAGAGAAACTGGAGCAAACCTTTTTCAGCCAGTACCCGGAACTGCGCAAAATAAAAGCCTACCAGACCAACAGAATTTACGCGCCAACCGGCAACCTGATAGAGCGGCCGGGACCAAGAATTGTGGAATCGATCAGAGAACTGGAAGGATTTCTGTACCCATGA
- the rfaD gene encoding ADP-glyceromanno-heptose 6-epimerase, with translation MIVVTGAAGFIASCLVSRLNAANFNDIVVVDNFSVAKKEDNLKGKKIKEFVDRDHFIAWLDKHYEDVEFIFHLGARTDTTEFNKDVFDLLNLNYSKAIWNACCEYQIPLVYASSAATYGSGTLGYDDDEATIPLLKPLNPYGDSKNDFDIWALQQTAKPFFWAGLKFFNVYGPNEYHKGKMASVIFHAYNQIKAHGSMKLFRSHHPDFKDGEQMRDFVYVKDVVEVCMFLMHHRKNSGIYNLGSGQARTFMALALNTFEAMGVTPNIDFMDTPENLRDNYQYFTEANMNKLRSIGYDKPFYSLEEGVKDYVQGYLMQGKYY, from the coding sequence ATGATCGTAGTAACCGGTGCTGCCGGGTTTATTGCCAGTTGCCTGGTAAGCCGATTGAATGCAGCGAACTTTAATGATATCGTGGTGGTGGATAATTTCTCTGTCGCTAAAAAAGAAGATAACCTGAAAGGTAAAAAGATAAAGGAGTTTGTTGACCGCGATCACTTTATAGCGTGGTTGGACAAGCACTACGAAGACGTAGAATTCATCTTCCACCTAGGCGCCCGCACCGATACCACCGAGTTTAACAAAGACGTATTCGACCTGCTGAACCTGAACTACTCCAAAGCCATCTGGAATGCCTGCTGCGAGTATCAGATTCCGTTGGTTTATGCTTCTTCGGCAGCTACTTATGGCTCCGGCACGCTGGGTTATGACGATGACGAAGCAACTATTCCGTTACTGAAACCGCTAAACCCCTACGGCGATTCTAAGAACGATTTCGATATCTGGGCTTTGCAGCAAACGGCAAAACCTTTCTTCTGGGCTGGCCTGAAATTCTTTAACGTGTATGGTCCGAACGAGTATCACAAAGGCAAAATGGCATCGGTTATTTTCCATGCCTACAACCAAATAAAGGCCCATGGCAGCATGAAACTGTTCCGCTCGCACCACCCCGATTTTAAGGACGGCGAGCAGATGCGCGACTTTGTGTATGTAAAAGATGTGGTGGAAGTTTGCATGTTCCTGATGCATCACCGCAAAAACTCCGGCATCTATAACTTAGGCTCCGGTCAGGCCCGCACGTTTATGGCACTGGCGCTAAATACTTTCGAAGCGATGGGCGTAACCCCAAACATCGACTTCATGGACACCCCCGAAAACCTGCGCGACAACTACCAGTATTTCACCGAAGCCAACATGAACAAACTCCGTTCCATCGGCTACGATAAACCATTCTATAGTTTGGAAGAAGGCGTGAAGGATTATGTGCAGGGTTATTTGATGCAGGGGAAGTATTATTAG
- a CDS encoding YciI family protein → MKYLFTLAIFCCIGFTANAQSQNPNYNKALADSLGADDYGMKQYVLAILKTGSNTTTDKEKLNGYFRGHMENIGRLAKEGKLVVAGPLGKNDRNYRGIFILNVKTVEEAEKLVETDPAVKARIFDIELYPWYGSAALPMYLDTHKVIEKQNP, encoded by the coding sequence ATGAAATACCTTTTCACACTAGCCATATTTTGCTGCATCGGTTTTACAGCTAATGCCCAGTCGCAGAACCCTAACTATAACAAAGCACTTGCTGACTCACTTGGCGCTGACGATTATGGCATGAAACAGTATGTGCTGGCTATACTTAAAACCGGCTCCAACACCACCACCGACAAAGAGAAACTTAACGGCTACTTCCGGGGCCACATGGAAAATATTGGCAGACTGGCAAAAGAAGGAAAATTAGTAGTAGCTGGTCCACTTGGCAAAAATGACAGGAACTACCGCGGCATTTTTATTCTGAACGTAAAAACTGTGGAAGAAGCGGAAAAATTAGTGGAAACTGACCCGGCTGTTAAAGCTAGGATATTTGACATCGAACTATATCCGTGGTACGGTTCAGCTGCCTTACCGATGTACCTGGATACGCATAAGGTTATAGAAAAGCAGAATCCCTGA
- a CDS encoding GxxExxY protein, producing MDKLQSAITINSSSNYKYSDLTSQIIGAAMEVHATLKNGFHEIIYQRALEKEMGLRNLQVIREYDAPVYYKGEKIGSRRVDFLVENKIPVELKAVTKLEDAHSAQAINYLEAYKLEVGLLINFGAKSLEFRRLYNAKYKS from the coding sequence ATGGATAAGTTGCAATCGGCCATAACTATAAATTCTTCATCTAACTATAAATATTCAGATCTAACTTCTCAGATTATAGGTGCTGCAATGGAGGTACATGCTACATTGAAAAATGGATTTCATGAGATAATTTACCAAAGGGCGCTTGAGAAGGAGATGGGTTTAAGAAACCTACAGGTAATCAGGGAGTACGATGCACCTGTGTATTATAAAGGCGAGAAGATTGGCAGCAGAAGAGTAGATTTCCTGGTTGAAAATAAAATACCTGTTGAACTAAAGGCAGTTACTAAATTAGAAGATGCTCACTCTGCACAAGCCATCAACTACCTGGAAGCCTACAAACTGGAAGTAGGGTTGTTGATAAATTTTGGAGCAAAGAGTCTCGAGTTTAGAAGACTTTATAATGCTAAGTATAAATCCTAA